The Silene latifolia isolate original U9 population chromosome X, ASM4854445v1, whole genome shotgun sequence genome contains the following window.
GCTTACTCTTGAGAAGTCCAAGCAGAACAAGGATTGCAAAGACTGGGAGGAACAAGATGGCATAAGCAATGTACTTAAGGATTTCCATTGCTTGTGCCATTTTTGTGATATTGCTGCTGCAGCAGGAGACTTGCATACACAGAAATGCACTCTCGATAATTCAATTCATATTTTATTAGTCAATGGAAGTATAATTGAAAGGGCCTGGTAATAGACAGGTATGCATTTATGTAATATACTACCCCCACTACTCTGTATCATTGACAGCAGATTAGTTCTGGTTTATTTTAAGATGTAGGAGGGGTTTGCATTATACGTTCGGTTATCAGTATGGACTATATATTGTAGTTTATAGATAGATGACAAAAACTCGTGTCAGCAAGAGTTTTGAGGTTAACTGGTTGAGTACAGTCAGTATTCAGTAACATGTCATTTTAGGTTAACATATTCATTGACTATTCAGATTATATATCTAAATTTACTAGGATATTTTAAGAAATTAAGATGATGTAATAAAAGAGGGTACATAATAAAGAGAAAATATTCAGATTATCCAGACCTGTTGCTATCGTGACTGCAATCGTAAACTAATATGCGTAGGAGTTAGGACGAAAGAATTTAGAAAAAGTGGAGAGAAATAAACGAGGATGATATTGATCTGTATGCATGCAATAGGGAGGATGAGGTTGTTAGTTGTTATGGTGATTAGGAGATTTAGGAAGGAAAGGTGTGTGTGTAATCAGTAGACAAGGAGCTGCTGTGTAATTAATTACTAATTAGGCCATTAATCCGAAACCAGGAGTCGGCCAGTCCCACAGTTTGTTTACGTTCTTGAAAATATCTTAACCTTAGTCCTTATCCATAATAAAAGCTCTTTAtatttatcttttttttgtttatttattcatCAAACTCCATCATTAATCATTATCCCAACCCCAACAGgcaacaacacacacacacacaaaacctCCTTCCTTCCTTCCTTCCCTAATCAATCAATCAGTCAATTAATATATAGAAACATGATAGTTGGGACGCTCGGAATACCCAAATCACCTCTTTTCTTAGAtccccatcatcatcatcatcatcatcatcatcatcatcctacTGTTACTGATGCTAATACACTCAAGACCTACTCCATTACTTGTTGTTCTAAAAACCACGACTACAAGATACCCAAGCTTGAGCCTTTTAGCAGAACCAAGTTTGAAAGAGGTCTCCGGGATCCTCCTCTCATCGACAAGTCCCAGAACCAGCTTGCCGGTATACTCCTATCTTCTCTTTATcatcaattaaattaaattaatgttaatGTTAAATGTTAATTAATCATGGGCCCTTGCAGATTACTGCACCCTCCTTGAAGGCGAACCTTCATACAGCTGCTGGCAAGCCTATTTCGAGCTAAAGGACCTCCAGAAGGAGTATACTAAGGACCAACTCGAAAAGCTCATCATTGAAGCTGGGGGTGTCAAGTCCCTCATAGGCTGCCTTCATGGAGTCTCCGCCATTCACAAAGCAAACAAGTCTGCATCATCTCATTCTCAACAGAACCACAAACAGGAACCCCAACCCAAGGGCCATATCCCGGATGGACTCCCAAAGACAACTCAAGAACTCGAGGAAGAGGAGAATTCTAAAATGCCCGACTCTGCTTATACAAGGTTACTTAGGCTCAGGGGAACCCTACCTGCTTGGTACTCCCCCGCTCCCAATTAACAATAAGCTTCCCTATCTCTCTAGTCTGTACATATATATTATATACACATGTTAGTCCCAGGACACGGTTTTGTGATGCGGTTTTCCTATTTTGAATAAATTACTCTGCTTTCCACACTAGTAACTGAGCTTCCATTCAAAAAACAGACCAACCTGATAGATCCATCAAGCAGTGTTAACACATTCAT
Protein-coding sequences here:
- the LOC141619793 gene encoding CCG-binding protein 1, whose product is MIVGTLGIPKSPLFLDPHHHHHHHHHHHPTVTDANTLKTYSITCCSKNHDYKIPKLEPFSRTKFERGLRDPPLIDKSQNQLADYCTLLEGEPSYSCWQAYFELKDLQKEYTKDQLEKLIIEAGGVKSLIGCLHGVSAIHKANKSASSHSQQNHKQEPQPKGHIPDGLPKTTQELEEEENSKMPDSAYTRLLRLRGTLPAWYSPAPN